taataatctgaaatgaaaatatttttactgaAGGAAAGACACAATTGACCAATATTTGCCaaaataatttgaaacaaaaaatcactatctgttaaaaaaaaggtgCAGAGCAGGGAGTTAGTTTGACAATTCTACATTTATTACCCGTTTTCTCAAATGACAGGGCCAAGAAAATATACAACTTCACTCAATAGCaatcaaataaatgttaacTCAAAATATGTACAATTTCTCAAATGAGGTTTTAGAATTGGCACAGAATGGTCTGCAGCAACAATTGTTTAGATGTAGCCAACACTTTGAAAAATGGAACCAAGCTTTTACCATGTCCttcagaggggggaaaaaagacctATCAAAGCAATAAAATTTGTAATACAGCACACTTATTGCCATTTTGTTACATCAGTGAAAAGCAATGCTATGAAAGAAATAGAAACATCAAAAATTTACACTGTATTCAAAttattgacatttttacagttaaatAATACAAGTCAACTAATTTTCACACTGGAACAGTTTAAAGTGTCACAGTTATGTATtgtgaacactgaaaaaagGGAATCATGACATATTCGTTTATTGATATTAGATAcaggccattttgattttggtaGCTATAGAACTAAggaaaaaagtcaataaatGATTGAACTTTCTGAAGTAATATAACAGCAGCAGATTTTGATGATACTCTTACATTGTGGGTTACTATGATAAACCAACAGAATAAAATGTAAGAcagttaaaatgtctaaaacaGGTGTTCTATGTACATAAATAAAGACTTCAGGTTCGTGTCAGATTACCTTGCATTTTTCACTACGAATACAAAATCTATTACAGCCTGTGGCTGTGTGCACAACAAAACTGCATCTAATATTTGTGTCAAAATGTTTGGATgcacaatgtttttgttttaatggttctCACGTGATCTTACAAGTCTTGccaatcaaaaaaataataaagaattaTTAGTTTTATCTAAAATTTGCATTTACCATGTGAGGGGAAAAATGCTACTTTTACAAGTGTGTATTCTCAGCCACCAACCAAAGTTGAAGACACTGTCAGAGATCATCATCGTCATTCATCTCCCCACTTTTCTCTACCCTGTAAAGAGTGCACATTAccttaaagaaaaatgttttaaagattTGTTCAACATTAAGAAAATGCTCTTATTTGTGTACATGCTGAGAGTTACCGCTCTCACAGCTGTGCTATAAATCTGGAGCTGGAGCCCAAAGACaattagtttagcttagcaagACTGCACTCGCAATTTACACaaagctttagaggtgctgctTCCAGGCTTTTACACAGCGCTATTTACCATCTTGCTTCAGCTCCTTATTTAACGCACAGACATGACGCCGATATCTATCTTCTTCGATCGAACTCTGGGCAAGAAAGCCtgaaagactgtctgtctttttgtccTTTGTATATCTCGAGAACCGTTCATCCGATCTACTTCACATTTGGCAGGTAATTTGCTGGGTGCCCAAGTACATGCATTGTCAAATTGGGTGTGATTTGGACATAAAACATGTTCGatattaataaactttaaataaacaagcaaacaagaggTCTGAGGCTCTGTGCAGAAGCAGGGGCGGGGGCGGGGCTTCATGGATGTGCCGAGTCGAGCACGTCTTGCTGAGTGTATTTCCCAGGTGTTTCTGACCGCAAATAACCGTGATCcttggtgtgtttttctttgccaaACAAACTTATAGCACCAATAATTTTCCTGCTGCTAAATATATTCATGCTCTATTTTATAACCGCTGTCGTTATGTCAAAACTACTGACTAAGACACCTATGTGGAAAATAATGCCACAGCTTTGTGTATTTCACCCATGATTCTGTCCGTGAGTAGCTGCAACTTGGGTGCGTTTTTCAGGGGTGGATTTAGGGATTTGGAGCCCCAGGGAAACACGGTCTTGCTCTACTCTACACCCTTACTCTAACTTGGAATGTTAGTAGTAGCAGTGGTATAAGTActccaaactttttttctggAAGTAAATCTTTTAATACCCCACAGTAACTCTTACATTCACATTATAACtcaaagtgaaaagtgaaagagAGGCCTTATCGGTGATGTACTAACATTGACGTCTGTTAATGGTGGAGGTTTCAATTCTAATAATAATACTTCTGAATAATACCAGTGAACAAAAATACTTTGTatttaaaaggtccagtgtgtaggatttagggggatatagtggcagaaattaaatacaagtagtttttttagtgtataatcacctgaaataagAATTCTTATGTTCTGTTatctcagaatgagctgtttttaatctacatagggagcaggtaaTCATCTACAGAGCTccccatgttgcaccaccatgtttcaaTAGTAGACCAGAGtgaacaaaaccaaacactggctctatataGGGACATTTGCGTTTTCCCATCCGCCACCTTGATTAACAGCCACTCCGAGAGCGTCGGATAAacggttgttgtttttttttaacctgaaactgctttattcagtgtttttacctgtttaaaacAGCTGGTCCGATTGTTttggaagaggaagagacctctgcagataatttaggtcctggtaaaaacctccttaacgtctggatcagaaataaggtgagcacatattaaGTTTTCGGAGAAAATTGGTGAGCAAATATTTACAAGTGCTGGGCAAGCGGGCCGTCTGCATAATACCGAATGGGGTATGAGAAACTCATTTGTAACccgaaactgctttatttggcTCCCGATACAAAACCTTGTTAACAATGAACTCTGAAGAAATTCTAGTCAAGAGAAGTTTTagctagttgcaatctgcaatcctcaccgctacatgccactaaatcctcataattcttacacactgttcctttaattgaTATACTCTGAATTTGCAACATAAACAGTAACATGTCTCTGACAACTTTAAGTAGTATTACAATGTTTTCCTCTGAAGTAGAAGTACAGAGGAAACCATTGTTATAAGTGCTTTGAgggctttttgtgtgttttcttgggGTGCATTATGTCAGAAAAGCAACTTAATTTTTCTCATTTCTAAATCTCATAATAAATCTATGGCTGTTTTGGGCTCAGGAACGTTGCTCAGTATCCGAGGAAGCACAGTGTCGAGTGGGATGCTGTTTGGATGTGCAGTTCTCGAGAAAGCTGCCAGCAGCAATACTACAGGCCACGTAATAGTCCCGTCTGAACAGGCATGTTATGAAAGGGCATTGCAATACTTTCCTTTAATGaggaactattcctttaagcctttataaaatacaacataaagaAATCCTCTGATTAACACAGCAGCGAAAAAGATTGCAATTCTccgttgtgtttgttttacaaatatattgcgaagaagagaagaaagagaaaaggaaccCTTCTGCACTGTGTATTCACATAATATACCTCTCTTTATAAAAGACATTAATGTTCTCAGCGGAACAGGGTGGCCTCTTAGATGTCTCTCACTGGATTTTATGTACATTCCTAACATGCTTTTTCAGGTGACCTGACTGTGTGAAATGCTTGGGGCAGTGTGGGCAGGAATGTGGTTTCTCCCCTGTGTGGATATACTTGTGCCTTTTCAGATTATTGAAGTCTAAAAATCCTTTCTCACAGAATGGGCACCAGTGTCTCTTCTCCCCATTATGCCACCTTAAATGCACATTTAGTTCTACCCTCCTTGCAAATTTCTTTTCACAGAGGTTGCAATggaatggtttctctcctgtgtgcaTGCGTATGTGGGCTTCAACATCTCGTCTTGTAAAGAACCCCTTGTTACAGATCTGGCAGATAAAAGGTTTAATCCTGCTGTGCACCATCTGGAGGTGTTTGGTGAGGCTAAAACTATAGACAAAGCCCTTCCCACACTGTTGACAGATATGGATCCTACCATTGCGATGCACCCGCCCATGCCGTTTCAGACCTTTTGAATCTGGGAAGCTCTTACCACAGAGCGTGCACGAGAAAGGTCGGCGACCTCTGTGGAGACTAACGTGGCTTTCCAGGGCTGCGATGCTGCTGAGGACACGACCGCACTCCCCACACTGGTTTTTGAGGAGACGCCTTCCAATGACTGATAAAGGCTGTAACGGTGATACAACAGGTGGTGCTCTGACAGGTATGGGGAAGAGGGAAACACTTGGGGGGTAAACTGCTGTATGACCTTGGGATTTTGGTGAGTCTACCTCTTTCGTTGGAGGTAAAAATGAGGACCTCTTTCCCCCTGCAGGAGGTGTTTTACTTGCTACAACTGTAGGAGGAATCCACACAGCTTTAGCTGTACATTTTCTCACAGCCTCACAGCTAGCACCGTTCTCTGCTATCTCGCTTATTTTAGATACATTCTGCAATTTTGATTGACTAGAATTTTGCATTGTAgctattgttttgtcttttgctgcttttgttaaTTTCGTAGCATTCACCCCTCTAGAATTCTTTTTAGGACCTGCATCATCTTGAATTAATCTGGGTTTCTTAGCAGGAGTTGACTCCCCTGTCTTTCTAGGACTGTTACCATCTTCGGCCAATTTAAGCCAAAAAACACTTGAAGAACTAGTTTCACTCGTGGCTTTTTTAGCACTAGCATCATCAATTGTTATGTTATACATAGGACTGAAGGAAGTGGATTCCCTTTTAATCTGCTGTGTGACAGAAACATCTTTAGGTAAGGTACATCTCCTACGACAGAAAGAAGTTGATTCGTTGCTAGACACTTCAGGGCTCGTACCTTTTTTACTTAAAGTAGACGTCCTTGGATTAACAGCAGTAGATTTAGTCTTTTTAGGACTAGTACCACTAGTCCTCTTGGGGCTCACAGAAGTGGTTTTAGTACTTTTAGGGCTTGCACCAGTTTTTGGGCTAGCACCATCTCTAGGTGAAGTACTCCTCCTGGGATGCAGAGAAaggtttttggtctttttaggGCTAGCACTTACTTTAGTTGAGCTAGACTGCCTTGAACACACAGAagtggattttttatttttaaggctGTCCCTGTCTTTCGTTGAGCTCGACCTCCCTGGACTCACAGGagtggattttttatttttagggcTGTCCCTGTCTTTAGTTGAGCTAGACCTCCTTGGACTTACAGAggtaaactttttatttttagggcTGTCCCTTTCTTTAGATGAGCTAGACCTCCTTGGACTCACAGAAGTGGATTTTTTAGTTTTGGAGCCTACACCATGTCTACCTGAACTACTCCTCCGAGAACTGACAGGAGTGGATTCACTAGTAGCCTTATACCTCCTAGGACTGACAGAAGTTGGTTCACCAACAGTCCTCTTGGGTCTAAGACCTTGTTTACATGGTCCAGATTTCCTAGGACTAATGGAAATTGGGTCATTGGATGTCTTTTTTACTGATGTAACATCTTCAGCTCCTGGGTTTTTTGGGTTGATAGGGATAGGTTCTCTAGCTGTGTTTTCATCATTTGGACTGTCATTCGCTAATCTAGTTTTCTTCAGTTGTACAGTGGggttctctctttctgtgtgcaGCTCTGGATTTGTTTCAGTTCTTCTAGCTTGCGCATGAGTTCTGAGATGACTTCGGAGTCGGGCCACAAGGGTATTTTTCTGTAACCTTTCCTTGTAATTGGGGCTGGTCACCAAACAAGAAGCTGTGGCATCTACAGAATCATTAGAGGAGGCCTATAACAAataggaaagaggaaaaataaattaagtcaTAAATACATGCAGAGCAATCACAAAGCAGCGTTTCCCATAGAAGTAGACTGTATTTGTTGTGGTATTTGATGGGGGTTGCATTACCACAATACCTTTTTGGGGTCTTGCGTAACAGGTGACACTGCCAGCTGTGCCAGGAACTGGGCTTTAGTCATCTGTAAATGAGGGTCACATGTGTCCTTGTTGGTGATGGACGTCAGATGTATGGGAGGGTCATTTGGTAATGCGCAATCTTGCACTGAAACGTTGTCCAAATGAGGTTCACCATCTGTACCAGATACATCTGGAGGTTCAGTCAAGCTGACTGAGTTGGCTATTCCTGAGTTCTCAAAGACTGGTACTGACACCTTGGGTGGTGTAGATGGCCTGCTGTTCGGTGACTCTTCCAAAGTACTGCTGTTTTCAGAGGGCAATGATGCCTTCTTTTGAGTATCATTTGGCTCTGACATCTGAGAGGTATTTACAGACAGAGCAACAGATGTTCCTTTTAAATTGGGACAAATGCCAGTGGTTGATATGACTACAGGCAAAGGTTTCTCTTGTGCAGTACCTTCTTTCAAATTGGATTGTGTTTCAGAAGATCCATCTGTAGGCAGTTCTGAAACCAAGACTGCTTCTTTGGCTGATACTGGAAATGGGAGCCTGGTTAATCTGACCACAGCAGAAAGGTTTTGTTGAGTGGTCATTGGAGACACTAGCTCAACTGACATGTTCACACTGGAAAAAGTTTCTGTTGGCGTTTCAGAAACAGAAGCAGTTTGTTTGGGAGATTCCAAGTTGTCCAATGCATTCGGTCTCTTTAGAGTTGATATTGTGGCTATTTCATCCGAAGTGGTTTGTGTATCCACAGCATTGCCTAACTCCTGTGATAAAGAAATCAACTGTGGCGATGACACCGTAAGAGGAGCTGATTTGGTGGACTCCTGCTTTGCTGTCAAAACAATGGCCTGTGACTGATGTTTCCTTGACGCCACAGCTGACACCTGTCTTGGAATTATAATTGTAATTTTTGGTTGTGATATAGTCCCAGACTGCGGGTCTGTTGAGGTGGCTGTCGACTGTGAAGTGACAACAGGAAGAGATTTCCTGGATGTAACGTACAGTTTTTTTGGATGACCAGAGGAAAGGGAAGGTGTTCCTAGAGGCAAACCTGCAGCTGTAGAGCATTGAGGTATACTATTTTTCTGTGAAGCAACAACTTTTGAGACAACAGTAGGAAGCTGGGTTGGAGACAGCGGTGCTATTTTCTGAGGTATTAATGAGGACACTGATCTTGGCATGACAAGTATTTTATGAGATACTGCCTCACCCAGTTTGCTGGGTGCTTTCTCTGATGTTACCGGAGGATAACGAGGGTGCTGCTTAGGAGACTGCATACTTGTTTGAGCTGCAGCAGTTGATGTAGCAGTATTAGATGGAGTGACAGCGTGCTGTTGTTTTGGTATGACACCCTTAATGTGGGCCTGAGATTCATTGTTTTGAGTGGCATCTGCAGTAGTGGGAACGGCACCATGTTTCTCTATTGTCGATTGTCTTGTTGTGGGCAGCTCTGTTATGGATAGATTGCTGTCAACTTTATGAATCTCAACAGGAAGCTGTGTCTGTGGCTCAGCTGGGACTTCATCCACAGTTGGTAACGTGCCCACATGGGGAGGAGGTGCTGCCATTTTTTGTGAAGAGGAGAATGTATTTTGACCTGTTGACTGATTCATGGCTTCAACTAATAGCATTGCATCCTGAAGAGTTACAGAGGTGCGCCGTTCTCTGGACTGAACTATTGGAGTGTTAATTGTCTCAGTTGCCAATGAGACTTCAGTGGACTGAGTTTGAAATGCTCCTTCTTCTATTTCCATTGAAAGTTGTTGAGATTCGGATAGTTTTTCCTTTTCATAGGAACACCTTCTTCTCAAAGATGCCACTGAAACAGCTGGAGAACCAATTTCTTTCACTGGCTCTTGCAGACATTTAGATTTCTTTGGTGGCCGTCCCCTTCTACGTCGTACTGAAGACTCAGGCTGAGGAAGAGCCTCACCTTCTGCCAcgccactttttaatttttcacatGCATTTCCTTTGTTAAGTGGTGTAGGTTGTGCCAACTGTTCCTCTGTAGAGTGCACATCTGCATTTTCTTGCAGAGTGACTTCAGCTTGTTCATTTACTGACATTTTGTCCTCTCTTTGACACTGTTTGGCGACCACTGATGGTTGCTCTTTTTCAAGGGGTTCAACCTCTGATTGATGCTGAGCAACCAccaatctgtgtttttcagatgCTACAAgttctccctctgtttctgaCATATTCTGACTGATTAAAGACTCTTCTTCCATGTTGCCCGTTAATGCAGTGAGTGAGATGACTACTGAATGCTCTAGTTCGGTCGATTGGTTTTGGGTTCCTTGTAAACTGCTATCCATTCCCAAAGAGGGTAGTTTCATGGCCACTCTGGTCTCTTCATCTTTTTGAGGTAAGGGTATTTCTCTAGTTGAACATTCCTTGTTAACGAAAGGCCCTTCATTTTCGGTTCCATAAGCAGAGGCCTGTGTTGAATCtagacacagtgacagagacatgACAGAGAAAACATGGCAAGAAATAAAAAGGTGAAAATGGTGAATGGTAATCCTCAACAAATTTTGTGAATTTTAGATGATATAACTTTAGttgagtaaataaaaaaatcctcaCCTGCTTTATCACTCAAGACTAGCCCACAGACCACAGGGGGCTCATCTTCCTCTTGCTTCAGAACATACTGTGGAGAAGAATCGCCATAAGCGTCCTGCAGAGGGATGACAAAACTTTAAATTTCAAGAGGACTTATATCAGAAGATAAGTGTGTTCATAGCTAAGATACACACGCACCTCCTGTTTGACAAGTAGAAAGGCCATTTGAGTAGTTCCCTCTCCATAGGTGTGGTCCTGCAAACTGTACTCCAACCCCTCATAACTGCAATGTTGCGCTTGGTTTTGAAATGGTGAGTGGCTTAGCGGCTGACATTGCTCCACCAGCATCGTGCGGAAAGGAACAAGGTCTGTAAACGTGAACACACAAAAGTTTTTTaggactaaaaaaaacaaaaaaacaaaaaaaaaaacagaaaaggttATAACTAAATCCCCAAATGCTATTTGGTCAGATTCCTGGTAAGTACAGTGAAAAGAAGCCTGCTAATCTACGAAGAACCAACTTGCCTGGTCTCTGGTAACTCAGTCCAAAAGGATCAGACAACAAAAGCCAGGAGCCAAACTTATGAGTGATACATACCACATGCATGTTGGGATATGAACATGCATCAACACATAGCAAAAAAAACTGCTAGAAACTTGATGAATTAGcaaaataattttgt
The window above is part of the Epinephelus moara isolate mb chromosome 5, YSFRI_EMoa_1.0, whole genome shotgun sequence genome. Proteins encoded here:
- the LOC126390104 gene encoding uncharacterized protein LOC126390104 — protein: MSADDFQTKYSSVMESMLKAAIAETTKLFETMVDELKAEISRIKRENEDLKTRCSQLENAGNQPTVVSRESESVGWPNGGSERRDRAVQCDLVPFRTMLVEQCQPLSHSPFQNQAQHCSYEGLEYSLQDHTYGEGTTQMAFLLVKQEDAYGDSSPQYVLKQEEDEPPVVCGLVLSDKADSTQASAYGTENEGPFVNKECSTREIPLPQKDEETRVAMKLPSLGMDSSLQGTQNQSTELEHSVVISLTALTGNMEEESLISQNMSETEGELVASEKHRLVVAQHQSEVEPLEKEQPSVVAKQCQREDKMSVNEQAEVTLQENADVHSTEEQLAQPTPLNKGNACEKLKSGVAEGEALPQPESSVRRRRGRPPKKSKCLQEPVKEIGSPAVSVASLRRRCSYEKEKLSESQQLSMEIEEGAFQTQSTEVSLATETINTPIVQSRERRTSVTLQDAMLLVEAMNQSTGQNTFSSSQKMAAPPPHVGTLPTVDEVPAEPQTQLPVEIHKVDSNLSITELPTTRQSTIEKHGAVPTTADATQNNESQAHIKGVIPKQQHAVTPSNTATSTAAAQTSMQSPKQHPRYPPVTSEKAPSKLGEAVSHKILVMPRSVSSLIPQKIAPLSPTQLPTVVSKVVASQKNSIPQCSTAAGLPLGTPSLSSGHPKKLYVTSRKSLPVVTSQSTATSTDPQSGTISQPKITIIIPRQVSAVASRKHQSQAIVLTAKQESTKSAPLTVSSPQLISLSQELGNAVDTQTTSDEIATISTLKRPNALDNLESPKQTASVSETPTETFSSVNMSVELVSPMTTQQNLSAVVRLTRLPFPVSAKEAVLVSELPTDGSSETQSNLKEGTAQEKPLPVVISTTGICPNLKGTSVALSVNTSQMSEPNDTQKKASLPSENSSTLEESPNSRPSTPPKVSVPVFENSGIANSVSLTEPPDVSGTDGEPHLDNVSVQDCALPNDPPIHLTSITNKDTCDPHLQMTKAQFLAQLAVSPVTQDPKKASSNDSVDATASCLVTSPNYKERLQKNTLVARLRSHLRTHAQARRTETNPELHTERENPTVQLKKTRLANDSPNDENTAREPIPINPKNPGAEDVTSVKKTSNDPISISPRKSGPCKQGLRPKRTVGEPTSVSPRRYKATSESTPVSSRRSSSGRHGVGSKTKKSTSVSPRRSSSSKERDSPKNKKFTSVSPRRSSSTKDRDSPKNKKSTPVSPGRSSSTKDRDSLKNKKSTSVCSRQSSSTKVSASPKKTKNLSLHPRRSTSPRDGASPKTGASPKSTKTTSVSPKRTSGTSPKKTKSTAVNPRTSTLSKKGTSPEVSSNESTSFCRRRCTLPKDVSVTQQIKRESTSFSPMYNITIDDASAKKATSETSSSSVFWLKLAEDGNSPRKTGESTPAKKPRLIQDDAGPKKNSRGVNATKLTKAAKDKTIATMQNSSQSKLQNVSKISEIAENGASCEAVRKCTAKAVWIPPTVVASKTPPAGGKRSSFLPPTKEVDSPKSQGHTAVYPPSVSLFPIPVRAPPVVSPLQPLSVIGRRLLKNQCGECGRVLSSIAALESHVSLHRGRRPFSCTLCGKSFPDSKGLKRHGRVHRNGRIHICQQCGKGFVYSFSLTKHLQMVHSRIKPFICQICNKGFFTRRDVEAHIRMHTGEKPFHCNLCEKKFARRVELNVHLRWHNGEKRHWCPFCEKGFLDFNNLKRHKYIHTGEKPHSCPHCPKHFTQSGHLKKHVRNVHKIQ